In Halorhabdus rudnickae, the following proteins share a genomic window:
- a CDS encoding PAS domain-containing protein, giving the protein MTHSDPIRVLAVTTDGAMSGLETSDRIAVSVVTSIDTAIEDIDRDGDVECVICDHDPPAIDGVALLETIRSRTPGLPVILFAGGQAARRAVAAGATDTFSNPTDVDRLPTLVQEAVAYHRAKRDRFAAEARAATHLDSARDAIAIVQDGRYVFVNTQLLELYGAQGREYVVGESFPGALSFEGIQIDESRLAAVATGERTLEAAPGTLASRVGSLPVEVSAQPTEWVGQPASVLIIRDVSDVRRVEERLRNYEQAVESSTDLLAAMDADRRFLFANERYCDYHGVDQTTIEGRSLADVVGADAYHRLDEHVDRVLSGERVQYEMERDHPDMGTRLLDIRYYPLWGVDGEVRGYGSTIRDITERSERINQLHKIDRVLRHDARNNLNVITGHAEMIESEGDIAARTHASKILETSDSLLDTFDKERRITRLLADSPTRDQLDLSAVVDAAVENVRDRYPHARVSVSTPSPVPVKASTHLSGAIIELVENAIVHATEREPTVTVDISTSAERTVVEIADRCPPIPDMEVKMVTDDATIDPLNHGRGLGLWLTWLVVRRSGGHLEFDENEPQGNVVRIVFEQ; this is encoded by the coding sequence ATGACCCATTCCGATCCGATCCGCGTCCTCGCAGTCACGACGGACGGCGCGATGTCCGGCCTCGAGACGAGCGACCGGATCGCGGTTTCGGTCGTGACGTCGATCGACACGGCGATCGAGGATATCGACCGGGACGGCGACGTTGAATGCGTGATCTGCGATCACGATCCGCCGGCAATCGACGGCGTCGCGTTACTGGAAACGATCCGGTCTCGAACACCTGGCTTGCCGGTCATCCTGTTCGCCGGCGGCCAGGCGGCCCGGCGCGCGGTCGCGGCGGGGGCGACCGACACCTTCTCCAACCCGACCGACGTCGACCGACTCCCGACGCTCGTCCAGGAGGCAGTCGCGTATCACCGCGCCAAACGGGACCGGTTTGCCGCCGAAGCCCGGGCGGCGACCCACCTCGACTCGGCACGGGACGCGATCGCGATCGTCCAGGACGGCCGGTACGTGTTCGTTAACACGCAGTTGCTCGAACTCTACGGGGCCCAAGGCCGTGAATACGTTGTCGGCGAGTCGTTCCCGGGGGCACTGTCTTTCGAGGGGATTCAGATTGACGAGTCGCGGCTCGCGGCCGTCGCGACCGGTGAGCGAACGCTCGAGGCCGCCCCCGGGACCCTCGCGAGTCGTGTGGGATCGCTCCCCGTCGAGGTGTCCGCCCAGCCGACCGAGTGGGTCGGACAGCCCGCGAGCGTTTTGATCATCAGGGACGTCAGTGACGTCAGGCGCGTCGAGGAACGGCTTCGCAACTACGAGCAGGCCGTCGAGAGTTCGACCGACCTGCTGGCGGCGATGGACGCCGACCGGCGGTTTCTCTTCGCGAACGAACGGTACTGTGACTACCACGGTGTCGATCAAACGACCATCGAGGGTCGATCGCTGGCGGATGTCGTCGGTGCCGACGCGTACCACCGTCTCGACGAGCACGTCGATCGCGTCCTGTCTGGCGAGCGTGTCCAGTACGAGATGGAACGAGACCACCCCGATATGGGGACCCGTCTGCTCGACATCCGCTACTATCCACTCTGGGGCGTCGACGGCGAGGTTCGGGGCTACGGGTCGACGATTCGGGACATCACCGAACGGAGCGAGCGGATCAACCAGTTACACAAGATCGACCGGGTTCTCCGGCATGACGCTCGCAACAATCTCAACGTCATCACTGGTCACGCCGAAATGATCGAATCGGAGGGTGACATCGCTGCTCGAACCCACGCCAGCAAGATCCTCGAGACGAGTGATTCGCTGCTCGATACGTTCGATAAGGAACGTCGAATCACGCGATTGCTTGCCGATTCCCCCACGCGCGATCAGCTCGATCTCTCTGCAGTCGTAGACGCCGCGGTCGAGAACGTCCGGGATCGCTACCCACACGCTAGGGTCTCCGTTTCCACACCGTCACCCGTGCCAGTCAAAGCGTCGACACACCTGTCGGGGGCCATCATCGAACTTGTCGAGAACGCGATCGTTCACGCCACGGAGAGAGAGCCGACGGTGACCGTCGACATCAGTACCTCAGCGGAGCGGACTGTCGTCGAGATTGCTGACCGCTGCCCGCCGATCCCGGACATGGAAGTGAAGATGGTCACCGACGACGCCACCATCGACCCGCTGAACCACGGTCGTGGACTGGGGCTGTGGCTCACTTGGCTAGTCGTCCGTCGGTCTGGGGGACACCTCGAGTTCGACGAGAACGAGCCGCAAGGGAACGTCGTCCGGATCGTCTTCGAGCAGTAA
- a CDS encoding heme o synthase — translation MLRNRVDGVPLSTLLAGTIVGVYLLVVAGATASIADAAATCSSWPACGIPSVESPALAIAWVHRLLAATVGAAVLLTTVVGFRRVSDRRVRGALALAVVLFPLQIGLGAVVTVTGAAGISPTIHLGVAMSIFGALVLALAWHLEVEYGDPDDRSVTQPDPDPVPAGDATDGSTQAGGRRDRGPLGEIIATLRAYVSLTKPRLMWLLCLVASAGMALAAAGGQALTTGTVLATLSGGVLAIGASGTFNHILERDRDKRMERTSDRPVATDRVPIRNAVVFGLALATLSLAVFASINLLAAALGLSAILFYSVVYTLLLKPNTVQNTVLGGFAGALPALIGWAAVTGTLGVPGLALAGIVFLWTPAHFYNLALAYRDDYERGGFPMMPVVHGATVTRKHILLYLGATLLAASGLAALANLGVLYGATVATVGAVFLWAVLALHRERTTAAAFRAFHASNAFLGALLVAVVIDAMVV, via the coding sequence GTGTTACGGAATCGAGTCGACGGCGTCCCGCTGTCGACGTTACTTGCCGGGACCATCGTCGGCGTCTATCTGCTCGTCGTCGCGGGGGCGACCGCCTCGATCGCCGACGCCGCCGCGACCTGTTCGAGTTGGCCGGCCTGCGGGATCCCTTCTGTGGAGTCGCCCGCACTGGCTATCGCCTGGGTCCATCGGCTACTCGCCGCCACCGTCGGCGCGGCGGTGTTACTGACCACCGTCGTCGGCTTCCGGCGCGTTTCGGATCGCCGGGTCCGGGGGGCGCTCGCCCTCGCGGTCGTGCTCTTTCCCCTCCAGATCGGCCTGGGAGCGGTCGTAACAGTCACCGGCGCCGCCGGGATCTCGCCGACAATCCACCTTGGCGTGGCGATGAGCATCTTCGGGGCGCTCGTACTCGCGCTGGCCTGGCACCTCGAAGTCGAGTACGGCGATCCCGACGATCGCTCCGTGACCCAACCGGATCCTGATCCGGTCCCTGCCGGAGACGCCACAGACGGGAGCACCCAGGCGGGCGGCCGACGCGACCGCGGCCCCCTCGGAGAGATCATCGCGACCCTCCGGGCGTACGTTAGCCTGACTAAGCCGCGATTGATGTGGCTGCTGTGTCTCGTCGCCTCTGCGGGGATGGCACTTGCTGCAGCGGGCGGGCAAGCATTGACGACCGGGACAGTACTCGCGACGCTTTCAGGTGGCGTCCTCGCCATCGGTGCCAGCGGAACCTTCAATCACATCCTCGAACGAGACCGTGACAAACGGATGGAACGCACGTCGGATCGGCCGGTCGCAACCGATCGTGTCCCGATCCGCAACGCCGTGGTATTCGGCCTCGCGCTGGCGACCCTCTCGCTGGCCGTCTTCGCGTCGATCAACCTACTTGCGGCCGCACTCGGTCTCTCGGCGATCCTGTTTTACAGCGTCGTCTACACCCTGCTGTTGAAGCCCAATACGGTACAAAATACCGTCCTCGGTGGCTTCGCGGGAGCGCTCCCGGCACTGATCGGCTGGGCCGCCGTCACGGGGACACTCGGCGTGCCCGGTCTTGCACTTGCGGGAATCGTCTTCCTGTGGACGCCAGCGCACTTCTACAACCTGGCGCTGGCCTACCGCGATGACTACGAGCGCGGCGGCTTCCCGATGATGCCCGTCGTTCACGGCGCGACGGTCACGCGCAAACATATCCTGCTGTACCTCGGCGCGACGCTGCTGGCCGCAAGCGGGCTCGCCGCGCTGGCGAACCTGGGCGTCCTCTACGGGGCAACCGTCGCGACCGTCGGCGCCGTCTTCCTGTGGGCCGTCCTGGCACTGCATCGCGAGCGAACGACGGCCGCGGCCTTCCGGGCCTTCCACGCCTCGAACGCCTTTCTGGGGGCGCTGCTGGTCGCGGTCGTGATCGACGCCATGGTCGTATGA
- a CDS encoding DUF7546 family protein has product MSTVTLPRSLPLPSRETLVWGALLVNTEALVILGYVLFSDTQLLNLAALRLYVYPFVWINVSLWALARVRPPAAPTRRRLFAGVLAVGYLLVLSYLGGLVSLAGSGGFDVSVNALTIPPGWGPSVSVDAAGLLVTLLPFKVLGYVTLSYLVYAMVVEAAGFVPAVLGLFSCVSCVWAAVVVPLTGAIGGSTALAGIVYAGGYDLSTVVFVLAVLLLVWRPSFSTLNRFTLGGSSG; this is encoded by the coding sequence ATGAGCACCGTCACACTCCCGCGGTCGCTCCCGCTCCCGTCCCGCGAGACGCTCGTCTGGGGCGCGCTACTGGTCAATACCGAGGCGCTGGTGATACTGGGATACGTCTTGTTCAGCGACACGCAGTTGCTGAACCTGGCTGCCCTCCGACTGTACGTCTACCCGTTCGTCTGGATCAACGTCTCGCTGTGGGCACTCGCCCGCGTCCGGCCGCCGGCCGCGCCCACCCGTCGGCGCCTGTTCGCCGGGGTGCTGGCAGTCGGGTACTTGCTCGTCCTGTCGTATCTGGGCGGGCTGGTCTCGCTGGCCGGATCGGGCGGGTTCGACGTCTCGGTCAACGCCCTGACGATTCCACCCGGCTGGGGGCCCTCGGTGTCGGTCGACGCCGCCGGCCTGCTGGTGACGCTGCTCCCGTTCAAAGTGCTTGGGTACGTTACGCTGTCGTACCTCGTCTACGCGATGGTCGTGGAAGCGGCTGGGTTCGTTCCGGCCGTCCTGGGGCTGTTCTCGTGTGTCTCCTGTGTCTGGGCCGCGGTGGTCGTCCCGCTGACGGGAGCCATCGGCGGGTCAACAGCGCTGGCAGGGATAGTCTACGCCGGTGGATACGACCTCTCGACGGTCGTGTTCGTCCTCGCAGTCCTGCTTTTGGTCTGGCGGCCGTCGTTCTCGACGCTGAACCGATTCACTTTAGGGGGTTCCTCGGGGTGA
- a CDS encoding ABC transporter ATP-binding protein, whose protein sequence is MTDAIVAENVRRSYGDTVALSGVSLTVAAGEVFALVGPNGAGKTTLVRALTGTTDHEGEVALFGEDPRTFDRSRIGLLPQDFTPHERLTARELIAYYAGLYDDAHSPGRILPDVGLTDSAQTTYENLSGGQQRRACVGTALVNDPDLLLLDEPTTGIDPAGRRRLWELIEELAAAGTTVVLTTHYMAEAQRLADRVGLLADGELVAVDTPSVLINAHGGETRLTIETTPAPGSFDLDLGYRTATTDDELLVYDVAPTEIGTVVEALSEEGIEADSLSWAEPTLEDVYLELTGQAVGRGGDVLAEDDEQSTRPTEDDEQSTDSTEGSQRTTGPAGTQPVEGDE, encoded by the coding sequence GTGACGGACGCAATCGTCGCCGAAAATGTCCGACGGAGTTACGGTGACACCGTGGCGCTTTCCGGCGTCTCCCTGACTGTCGCGGCAGGCGAAGTTTTCGCGCTGGTCGGCCCCAACGGCGCGGGCAAGACCACGCTGGTCCGGGCGCTCACGGGCACGACCGACCACGAAGGCGAAGTCGCGCTGTTCGGTGAAGATCCACGGACATTCGATCGCTCGCGGATCGGGCTGCTCCCGCAGGACTTTACGCCTCACGAACGGCTGACCGCCCGGGAGTTGATCGCGTACTACGCCGGCCTCTACGACGACGCGCACTCGCCGGGACGGATTCTGCCAGACGTAGGGCTGACCGACAGCGCCCAGACGACATACGAGAACCTCTCCGGTGGCCAGCAACGCCGAGCCTGCGTCGGCACGGCGCTGGTGAACGACCCCGATCTGTTGCTCCTCGACGAGCCGACCACCGGGATCGATCCGGCGGGCCGACGACGACTCTGGGAGCTGATTGAGGAGTTAGCCGCGGCGGGGACGACGGTGGTGCTGACGACTCACTACATGGCCGAAGCCCAGCGGCTGGCCGACCGGGTCGGACTCCTCGCCGACGGGGAACTCGTCGCCGTCGACACCCCCTCTGTGCTCATCAACGCCCACGGCGGCGAGACGCGGCTGACGATCGAGACGACCCCGGCACCCGGATCGTTCGATCTCGACCTGGGCTACCGGACGGCGACGACCGACGACGAGCTACTCGTCTACGACGTCGCGCCGACCGAGATCGGGACGGTCGTCGAGGCACTGTCCGAGGAGGGTATCGAAGCCGATTCGCTATCCTGGGCGGAACCGACACTCGAAGACGTCTATCTCGAACTCACCGGCCAAGCCGTCGGACGCGGCGGTGACGTACTAGCGGAAGACGACGAACAGTCGACCAGACCGACGGAAGACGACGAACAGTCGACCGACTCGACGGAGGGTAGCCAGCGGACAACTGGACCAGCCGGAACACAGCCAGTGGAGGGAGACGAGTGA
- a CDS encoding ABC transporter permease, with protein MSLASRLGSETRAAGKAFLRRRTAVFFTFLFPLLIVGIFGVLIQTRPTGGGLFTESPAYYVPGYLAVVVLFTPLSRVGSEVARHREGNRFEKLATTPLSRVEWLAAQTLVNVLIIGVAAVLILAVMVIGTGAEIALSPLLAVFLALGVALFCAVGAMIGSLADSQDGVISASNGIAIPLLFLSETFVPPYLLPEWFRPLLDLSPLTYFSRGVRAVVTPPGAGVDGVVVSTWPSGPDPLFNLGVLAVLAVVAFAVGAIALPRTD; from the coding sequence GTGAGCCTCGCGAGTCGGCTCGGCAGCGAGACGCGAGCGGCCGGGAAGGCGTTCCTCCGGCGCCGGACAGCCGTGTTCTTCACGTTCCTCTTTCCACTCCTGATCGTCGGGATCTTCGGCGTGTTGATCCAGACGCGGCCGACCGGCGGCGGCCTGTTCACGGAGTCGCCGGCCTACTACGTTCCGGGGTACCTCGCCGTTGTCGTCCTGTTCACACCGCTTTCGCGGGTGGGCAGCGAGGTCGCGCGCCACCGGGAGGGCAATCGCTTCGAGAAGTTGGCGACGACGCCCCTCTCGCGGGTCGAGTGGCTCGCCGCCCAGACGCTGGTGAACGTCCTGATCATCGGGGTCGCGGCCGTGCTCATCCTGGCCGTGATGGTGATCGGGACCGGGGCCGAGATCGCACTGTCGCCCCTGCTTGCGGTCTTCCTCGCGCTGGGCGTCGCGCTGTTCTGTGCGGTCGGCGCGATGATCGGGAGCCTGGCGGACTCCCAGGACGGCGTGATCTCGGCGAGCAACGGGATAGCGATCCCCCTCCTCTTCCTCTCGGAGACGTTCGTTCCGCCGTATCTGTTGCCCGAGTGGTTCCGGCCGCTGCTGGATCTCTCGCCGCTGACGTACTTCTCGCGGGGCGTCCGCGCGGTCGTGACTCCACCCGGAGCGGGCGTCGACGGCGTGGTCGTCTCTACGTGGCCGAGTGGCCCCGATCCGCTGTTCAATCTCGGCGTCCTCGCCGTACTCGCGGTAGTCGCGTTTGCGGTGGGAGCAATTGCACTCCCCCGGACCGATTGA
- a CDS encoding sensor histidine kinase, which yields MVEWRKPLTSVDEIIPLLVLGSGVILLGWSLLELVGLFAVGSPVASEPRYMIGYVTHIPASLGLMWGGKWLQESELHSKYYRSVTTYCAVGGFGFLVFNVGLMSFFPSESIWLTINWLRWALSLGLIVGLYVGISQARTIYHTLMAERQSLRAQHLEQQRDLVDDMNSILRHEVLNATQTILGTVGLLQDESKPIDPEDERLERIRHQGQELADVIRDVRSLLHTKQDGRELEAINLTEVLRSEVENVRDRHPTVEIEESVPEAVTVRGDELLGRVFGNLLANAVEHNDPADLRIRVAGTVRDGAVVVRIEDDGDGIPDRNLDMLFERPRHGDHGLGLYIVSKLLDSYGGSIDVVTTGDEGTAIEVTLPLHQSENHPIAPGTESDDERTAEPASSDDTVRADRTD from the coding sequence ATGGTGGAGTGGCGAAAGCCATTGACATCAGTGGATGAGATTATTCCGCTGCTAGTTCTCGGTAGCGGCGTGATCCTTCTCGGGTGGTCGTTACTCGAGTTGGTCGGGTTGTTCGCAGTCGGCTCTCCGGTGGCGTCCGAGCCGCGATACATGATTGGATACGTCACGCACATCCCAGCCTCTCTCGGGCTCATGTGGGGCGGGAAGTGGCTACAGGAGAGCGAGCTCCACTCGAAGTACTACCGGTCGGTCACGACGTACTGTGCCGTAGGAGGGTTCGGGTTCCTCGTTTTCAACGTTGGCCTCATGAGTTTCTTCCCGTCGGAATCGATTTGGCTCACGATCAACTGGCTGCGCTGGGCACTGTCACTGGGCCTGATCGTCGGGCTGTACGTCGGTATCTCACAGGCGCGGACGATCTATCACACACTCATGGCAGAGCGTCAATCGCTCCGTGCGCAGCATCTGGAACAACAGCGGGATCTCGTCGACGACATGAACAGCATCCTGCGCCACGAGGTTCTCAACGCCACACAGACGATCCTCGGGACCGTCGGACTGCTACAGGACGAAAGCAAGCCGATCGATCCCGAAGACGAGCGTCTCGAACGAATACGCCACCAGGGCCAGGAACTGGCCGACGTGATTCGGGACGTCCGCTCGCTGTTGCACACGAAGCAAGACGGTCGAGAACTGGAAGCCATAAACCTGACCGAGGTCCTCCGTTCAGAGGTCGAGAACGTACGGGACCGTCATCCGACCGTCGAAATCGAAGAGTCCGTTCCGGAGGCCGTCACCGTCCGTGGGGACGAACTACTCGGACGTGTCTTCGGGAACCTGCTTGCCAACGCCGTCGAACACAACGACCCGGCAGACCTCCGGATACGGGTGGCCGGGACCGTCCGGGACGGAGCCGTCGTCGTCAGGATCGAGGACGACGGCGACGGCATTCCGGATCGAAATCTCGACATGCTGTTCGAACGGCCCCGACACGGTGATCACGGTCTGGGGCTGTACATCGTCAGTAAACTCCTCGACAGTTACGGGGGCTCGATCGACGTAGTGACGACCGGGGACGAAGGGACGGCGATCGAGGTCACGTTGCCGCTCCATCAGTCGGAGAACCACCCCATCGCACCCGGCACGGAATCGGATGACGAACGCACGGCGGAGCCAGCGTCGAGTGACGATACCGTGCGGGCAGATCGAACGGACTGA
- a CDS encoding class II fumarate hydratase, with protein MTDDEDYRIETDSLGEMEVPADAYWGAQTQRAVENFPISDQRFGRRFVRALGVVKKAAAEANRDLGLLEEETAEPIIAAAEEVIAGDHDEQFPVDVFQTGSGTSTNMNANEVIANRATEIAGGEIGSREIHPNDHVNYGQSSNDVIPTAMHVAALEAVERDVLPALETLREELQAKEAEFDDVVKTGRTHLQDATPIRLGQEFSGYRTQVEKGIGRVENASERLEELALGGTAVGTGLNTHPEFPELAAEYIGEETLLPFREADNHFEAQAAHDAMSEAHGALRTVAGSLHKIANDLRLLASGPRNGLGEIDQPENQPGSSIMPGKINPVVAESVNQVYAQVVGNDAAVSTGAANGQIDLNLYKPVIAKNFLQSAEIITNVSGAFATKFVGKLEADREHCEERVEQSMALATALNPAIGYDKAGEVAKEAMASEKTIREVAIEKGYLTEEEADEVLDPATMTDRVILGKE; from the coding sequence ATGACCGACGACGAGGACTACCGGATCGAAACGGACAGTCTGGGCGAAATGGAAGTGCCCGCAGACGCCTACTGGGGCGCACAGACCCAACGCGCAGTCGAGAACTTCCCGATCAGTGATCAGCGCTTCGGGCGGCGCTTCGTCCGCGCGCTGGGCGTCGTCAAGAAGGCCGCCGCAGAGGCCAACCGGGACCTGGGTCTACTCGAAGAAGAGACGGCAGAACCGATCATCGCCGCCGCCGAGGAGGTCATCGCTGGCGATCATGACGAGCAGTTCCCCGTCGACGTCTTCCAGACGGGATCGGGTACCTCGACGAACATGAACGCAAACGAGGTAATCGCCAACCGTGCCACCGAGATCGCTGGCGGAGAGATCGGCTCCCGCGAGATCCACCCCAACGACCACGTCAACTACGGCCAATCGAGCAACGACGTGATCCCGACCGCGATGCACGTCGCCGCCCTGGAAGCCGTCGAGCGCGACGTGCTGCCGGCCTTAGAGACCCTGCGGGAGGAACTCCAGGCCAAGGAAGCCGAATTCGACGACGTGGTCAAGACCGGCCGGACCCATCTCCAGGACGCCACACCGATCCGCCTGGGCCAGGAGTTCTCGGGTTACCGGACACAGGTCGAGAAGGGGATTGGCCGCGTCGAGAACGCAAGTGAACGCTTAGAGGAACTCGCGCTGGGCGGGACCGCCGTCGGGACCGGCCTAAACACGCACCCGGAGTTCCCGGAACTGGCCGCGGAGTACATCGGCGAGGAGACGCTGCTCCCGTTCCGGGAGGCCGACAACCACTTCGAGGCCCAGGCCGCCCACGACGCCATGAGTGAGGCCCACGGCGCGCTCCGGACCGTCGCGGGGTCGCTGCACAAGATCGCCAACGACCTCCGGTTGCTCGCGTCAGGCCCGCGCAACGGCCTCGGCGAGATCGATCAACCGGAGAACCAGCCCGGCTCCTCGATCATGCCCGGGAAGATCAATCCGGTCGTCGCCGAGTCGGTCAACCAGGTGTACGCCCAGGTCGTCGGCAACGACGCGGCGGTCTCGACCGGTGCCGCCAACGGCCAGATCGACCTGAACCTCTACAAGCCGGTGATCGCGAAGAACTTCCTGCAGTCAGCCGAAATCATCACGAACGTCAGCGGGGCCTTCGCCACGAAGTTCGTTGGAAAACTAGAGGCCGACCGCGAACACTGCGAGGAGCGCGTCGAGCAGAGTATGGCACTGGCGACGGCGTTGAATCCCGCCATCGGCTACGACAAGGCCGGGGAGGTTGCCAAAGAAGCGATGGCGTCCGAAAAGACGATCCGCGAGGTCGCCATCGAGAAGGGCTATCTCACCGAGGAGGAAGCCGACGAGGTGCTCGATCCCGCGACGATGACCGACCGGGTCATCCTCGGCAAGGAGTGA
- the gatE gene encoding Glu-tRNA(Gln) amidotransferase subunit GatE yields the protein MTAEFDYDNLGLIAGLEIHQQLDTATKLFCDCPTRLREPEESTTTITRYLHPTKSELGELDEAALEESQVEREFEYLAYDSTCLVEADDEPPHRVDEEAIDVALEIAQLLDMRAVDQVHVMRKLVIDGSNTSGFQRTMMVATDGEIETSEGPVGVEDLMLEEESAQRLTETDSGVRYSLDRLGIPLVEIGTDPDITSPAQAQEAAEQIGMLLRSTGQVRRGLGTIRQDVNVSIAEGARVEIKGVQSLEDIEDIVRNEVGRQVELLDIAAALADRDATIGDTQDVTDVFEDTDSGVIQGALDDGGDVWAVPLAGFGGLVGREIQPDRRLGTEFSDHAKRHGAGGIFHTDELPAYGVTEDEVEALTEAVGLAPDDVVGEDATDAVAIVADDPEIAEQAIEAVAERAETAMDGVPEETRDATEEATTRYLRPLPGAARMYPETDVPPVDPDPSEVETPELLTEKTERYETAFDLDPGLAEQVAYGQRWDIFEEAIEAGVDATLAAQTVESTVTEIRRDGAPVENLTDRHFEEVFSLLAEDELAKEGVPDLLAALAENPKLDATEAAEQEDLGSAAEDEVRDAVVTVVERNTEQVKEEGMGAFSGLMGECMGELRGKADGDVVSDVLREEIQKRA from the coding sequence ATGACTGCGGAGTTCGACTACGACAATCTGGGGCTGATCGCTGGGTTGGAGATCCACCAGCAACTCGACACGGCGACGAAACTGTTCTGTGACTGCCCGACGAGGCTTCGGGAACCCGAGGAATCGACGACGACTATCACGCGGTACCTCCACCCGACGAAGAGCGAACTCGGCGAGCTCGACGAGGCTGCACTCGAGGAGAGCCAGGTCGAACGCGAGTTCGAGTATCTCGCCTACGACTCGACGTGTCTGGTCGAGGCCGACGACGAACCGCCACATCGGGTCGACGAGGAGGCGATCGACGTCGCCCTGGAGATCGCGCAGTTGCTCGACATGCGTGCCGTCGACCAGGTCCACGTCATGCGAAAGCTCGTCATCGACGGCTCGAACACCTCCGGGTTCCAGCGGACGATGATGGTCGCGACCGACGGCGAGATCGAGACCAGCGAGGGCCCAGTCGGCGTCGAGGATCTCATGCTCGAAGAGGAGAGCGCCCAGCGCCTCACAGAGACCGACTCGGGCGTGCGCTACAGTCTCGATCGGCTGGGTATTCCCCTCGTCGAGATCGGTACCGATCCGGACATCACCTCGCCGGCCCAGGCCCAGGAGGCCGCCGAACAGATCGGCATGCTCCTGCGCTCGACCGGCCAGGTCCGGCGCGGACTGGGAACGATCCGCCAGGACGTCAACGTCTCGATCGCCGAGGGGGCCCGCGTCGAGATCAAGGGCGTCCAGAGTCTCGAAGACATCGAGGACATCGTCCGCAACGAAGTCGGCCGCCAGGTCGAACTGCTCGACATCGCCGCGGCACTCGCCGACAGAGACGCTACGATCGGCGACACACAGGACGTGACGGACGTCTTCGAAGACACCGACAGCGGCGTCATCCAGGGCGCACTCGACGACGGCGGTGACGTCTGGGCCGTCCCACTGGCCGGCTTCGGCGGACTGGTCGGTCGGGAGATCCAACCCGATCGTCGACTCGGCACCGAGTTTTCAGATCACGCCAAACGCCACGGGGCCGGCGGGATCTTCCACACCGACGAACTCCCGGCCTACGGCGTCACCGAGGACGAAGTCGAGGCGCTGACCGAGGCCGTCGGCCTCGCTCCTGATGACGTCGTGGGCGAGGATGCCACGGACGCGGTCGCCATCGTGGCCGACGACCCGGAGATCGCCGAGCAGGCGATCGAGGCAGTCGCCGAACGGGCCGAGACGGCAATGGACGGCGTTCCGGAGGAGACCCGTGACGCCACTGAAGAGGCCACGACACGGTACCTCCGGCCGCTCCCCGGTGCGGCCCGGATGTACCCCGAGACGGACGTTCCTCCCGTCGACCCCGATCCCAGCGAGGTCGAGACGCCGGAACTACTCACCGAGAAGACCGAGCGCTACGAGACCGCGTTCGATCTGGACCCTGGTCTGGCCGAACAAGTTGCCTACGGCCAGCGCTGGGACATCTTCGAGGAAGCGATCGAGGCAGGCGTCGACGCCACGCTGGCCGCTCAAACCGTTGAATCAACCGTTACCGAGATCCGACGGGACGGCGCACCCGTCGAGAACCTGACTGATCGGCACTTCGAGGAAGTCTTCTCGTTGCTGGCCGAGGACGAACTTGCAAAAGAGGGCGTTCCGGACCTGCTCGCCGCCCTCGCGGAGAATCCCAAGCTCGATGCGACAGAGGCGGCCGAGCAAGAAGATCTCGGCAGTGCTGCGGAGGACGAAGTTCGAGACGCCGTCGTTACCGTCGTCGAGCGCAACACCGAGCAAGTCAAAGAAGAAGGAATGGGTGCCTTCTCCGGCTTGATGGGCGAATGCATGGGTGAACTCCGCGGAAAGGCTGACGGCGACGTGGTCAGTGACGTGCTCCGCGAGGAAATTCAAAAACGGGCCTGA